One genomic region from Chthonomonas calidirosea T49 encodes:
- a CDS encoding AfsR/SARP family transcriptional regulator encodes MMNQAWRIELLGGLRAYLDNKTHFRLPTRKMGALLAYLILHSSHSAPREELLALLWPEEEPEVAKNRLRVMLTSLRYHLEPPGTKRGLILQSNRLSVSLHPHAFTSDVLDMLYKIKWADNAPNEQECIAALKEAVALYKGELLPGNEEEWVLAQRQYLSEVYYHTLRKLTTLLKQNRDFQQAIEYAQKAVYAEPLDEEAHYELIQLYSLTAQPSTALRHYQQLEALFRQELGAAPSPKVKALAQQLQAQLGHLGNKKQTAQNVLPILIATEVPKSPQQRQSIPPRLTRFFGREEELEWIQQHLVPSSHQYRLISLLGTGGIGKTRLAIEAAERVQDCFGGGVWFIPFASLSNSALIGDEIMDALDISQGHHQEPLEHLIQAMEAKGDCLLILDNIEHLLPEAAATIQHLLERLPHLCCLVTSRKRLGIRGDRELWLKPLPTPSANMGLNELLQCPSVALFIDRLQSHNRKFLLNERNRNDVAWICQWIEGHPLAIELVSSHAQMLSPAQMRAQFTHRLNWTVDTSSLEKGDRQGSLQRVLDTSYHLLPIRLRKLFASLSVFQGGWDAEAACKVCFDGESLLETMQALETLRTNSLIEVEQEGETRYRMLEVIREYAARYLRDEERNRLCDLHYHFFFQKVLSGQQSESELHRREWLSYLKTNDANVRAALDWCFAKEPQKGAIFAEALTLYWMVRGAYKEGRSWLSKALACYPQRDLTYAKALNGLGWLSFDAGDYATARTCLEECCVLFEQLGNKAYLASALRQCAQLAWVNGDLTKAWMLLQQAWDVHGSIGTQDRACGVLGMMGIVSLERGDLQAARTYLQQSAHKLRELGDRVLGFALGNLGIVELYLGNYQEAAALQQEALEHFQKWEDVGGIAFILLNLGRLARLQQNCEDAHALCQQSLTLARQTQETRAIAYALHELSAIALEQAQMDAAQAYLEEAIQLACRSEERALLPMLYTLKAKLLHSTKAEFTAVIPPLQEALTLLTLAPNAILLVEALATAALCLPPHDDLEAARLWGALEHHQDTTGLVLDPTKQRARSENITQRKRRHTEADWEECYAQGKEMALLDAGHHALKLLQSHD; translated from the coding sequence ATGATGAACCAAGCTTGGCGTATCGAGCTATTGGGCGGATTAAGGGCCTATCTAGATAATAAAACTCACTTCCGACTACCTACCCGCAAGATGGGAGCGCTATTAGCCTATCTCATTCTGCATAGCTCCCACTCCGCTCCCCGCGAAGAACTTCTTGCGCTCCTCTGGCCGGAAGAGGAGCCGGAGGTCGCAAAAAATCGGCTGCGTGTCATGCTAACATCCCTGCGTTATCATCTCGAACCGCCGGGCACCAAACGCGGGCTTATTCTGCAGAGCAACCGTCTAAGCGTGAGCCTGCACCCTCATGCCTTTACCTCCGATGTACTCGATATGCTCTATAAGATCAAATGGGCCGATAATGCTCCGAACGAGCAAGAATGTATCGCCGCTCTAAAAGAGGCGGTCGCTCTCTATAAAGGCGAGCTACTGCCGGGGAATGAGGAGGAGTGGGTGCTTGCACAGCGACAGTATCTCTCCGAGGTTTACTATCACACACTGCGTAAACTGACCACTCTGTTAAAGCAGAATAGAGACTTCCAGCAAGCCATAGAGTACGCCCAAAAAGCCGTCTACGCGGAGCCTCTGGACGAAGAGGCCCACTACGAGCTTATTCAGCTCTACAGCCTAACCGCCCAGCCTTCTACCGCTCTACGCCACTATCAACAGCTTGAAGCACTTTTTCGCCAAGAGTTAGGCGCTGCGCCTTCCCCAAAAGTAAAAGCGCTCGCACAGCAACTCCAAGCACAACTCGGGCATCTGGGCAACAAGAAGCAGACCGCTCAGAATGTCCTTCCAATTCTAATCGCAACCGAAGTACCAAAGTCTCCTCAGCAAAGACAATCCATCCCTCCACGCCTTACACGGTTTTTTGGACGAGAAGAGGAGCTAGAGTGGATCCAACAGCACCTCGTTCCTAGCTCGCATCAGTATCGGCTTATCAGCCTTCTTGGAACAGGCGGCATCGGAAAAACACGCCTTGCTATTGAAGCAGCCGAAAGGGTACAAGACTGTTTTGGTGGGGGTGTCTGGTTTATTCCATTTGCTAGTCTCTCCAACTCAGCCCTCATTGGAGATGAGATTATGGACGCCTTGGATATCTCACAAGGGCACCATCAAGAGCCTCTCGAACACCTCATTCAGGCTATGGAGGCAAAGGGGGATTGTCTACTGATTCTTGACAACATAGAACACCTGCTACCCGAAGCAGCCGCCACTATCCAGCACCTTTTGGAACGGCTACCTCATCTGTGTTGCCTTGTGACCTCTCGAAAGAGGCTCGGCATTCGGGGAGACCGGGAGCTTTGGCTAAAGCCGTTGCCTACTCCTAGCGCAAATATGGGGCTTAACGAACTGCTGCAGTGCCCTAGCGTAGCCCTGTTTATAGATAGATTGCAAAGCCATAATCGTAAATTTCTTTTGAACGAGCGTAACCGCAACGACGTGGCCTGGATTTGCCAATGGATCGAGGGACATCCTCTTGCGATCGAGCTGGTCAGTAGTCACGCCCAAATGCTCTCCCCCGCCCAAATGCGAGCCCAATTTACCCATCGTCTCAACTGGACGGTAGATACCTCCTCTCTTGAGAAAGGCGATCGACAGGGTTCCCTTCAAAGGGTTCTCGATACGAGTTATCATCTCCTTCCCATACGCCTACGAAAGCTTTTTGCGAGCCTATCGGTTTTCCAAGGAGGTTGGGACGCTGAGGCCGCTTGTAAGGTCTGTTTCGACGGGGAGAGCCTTTTAGAGACCATGCAGGCATTGGAAACGCTTCGCACCAACTCGCTTATAGAGGTGGAACAGGAAGGAGAGACCCGCTATCGAATGCTGGAGGTGATTCGAGAGTACGCGGCGCGTTACCTACGGGATGAGGAAAGAAATAGGTTGTGTGACCTCCATTATCACTTCTTCTTTCAGAAAGTGCTCTCCGGGCAACAGAGCGAAAGCGAACTGCACAGACGAGAGTGGTTGTCCTACCTAAAAACAAACGATGCCAATGTGCGGGCCGCTTTAGACTGGTGTTTTGCAAAGGAACCGCAGAAAGGTGCAATCTTCGCAGAGGCGCTTACCCTCTACTGGATGGTACGCGGTGCCTATAAAGAAGGTCGTAGCTGGCTATCGAAAGCGCTAGCCTGTTACCCTCAACGCGACTTGACCTATGCAAAGGCACTTAACGGACTTGGTTGGCTCTCGTTCGACGCAGGAGATTATGCCACAGCACGTACCTGTTTGGAAGAGTGCTGTGTTCTCTTTGAACAACTGGGCAATAAAGCCTATCTCGCTTCAGCACTGCGTCAATGCGCGCAGCTGGCATGGGTAAACGGAGATCTCACAAAAGCATGGATGTTGCTGCAGCAAGCCTGGGACGTCCATGGTTCTATAGGTACCCAGGATAGGGCATGTGGTGTGTTGGGCATGATGGGCATCGTGTCGCTAGAACGAGGTGACCTTCAAGCGGCAAGAACCTATTTGCAACAGAGCGCTCATAAACTTCGGGAACTCGGCGATCGGGTGCTAGGCTTTGCTTTGGGAAACCTGGGCATTGTGGAGCTATATCTAGGAAATTACCAGGAAGCTGCCGCGCTGCAACAAGAGGCTTTGGAGCATTTTCAAAAATGGGAAGATGTGGGTGGCATCGCCTTCATCCTACTTAATCTCGGCAGGTTGGCTCGCCTCCAGCAAAATTGCGAAGATGCCCACGCCCTTTGCCAACAAAGCCTAACTCTTGCGCGCCAAACGCAAGAGACACGTGCCATCGCCTATGCCCTCCATGAACTTAGCGCTATCGCACTGGAACAAGCCCAAATGGATGCGGCACAAGCTTACCTCGAAGAGGCCATTCAGTTGGCATGTCGCTCCGAAGAGCGGGCGCTCCTTCCTATGTTGTACACCTTAAAAGCAAAACTCTTGCACAGCACCAAAGCAGAGTTTACCGCCGTCATTCCGCCTCTACAAGAAGCGTTGACTTTGTTAACTCTAGCACCTAACGCCATTCTTCTGGTCGAAGCGTTGGCAACCGCCGCTCTTTGTTTGCCACCGCACGACGATCTCGAGGCCGCTCGACTCTGGGGTGCGCTCGAACATCATCAAGATACCACCGGCTTGGTTCTTGACCCAACCAAACAGAGGGCAAGGAGCGAGAACATCACCCAAAGAAAGCGTAGACACACCGAAGCAGATTGGGAGGAGTGCTACGCTCAAGGCAAAGAGATGGCTCTCCTCGATGCCGGCCACCATGCGTTGAAGTTGCTTCAATCACACGACTGA
- a CDS encoding choice-of-anchor tandem repeat GloVer-containing protein, producing the protein MHKNATLQPLGSIRRHRELLFIFALLLGLAYPTIGRGQTFRPNAVPIYISQPIAVLHSFSSDSMYSNADGAYPQNPVVVGPDGRVFGTAAFGGVDGAGVLFSVDSDGSNFQVLHTFTGGNDGGYPVSIIQLPDGTLFGTASGGGTNGTGVVYRVNPDGTQFQVVHNFAAWIVITPLPYPYNADGVAPYGLIQGADHALYGTALEGGAFGGGVVFRLQLDGTFTVLHTFSGTDGASPIGLLQGMGGALYGACRDSGANGGGDLYKLLPDGSGFTVIHNFNAPGYTSNSYVNAGGAEPYTYLVQDQSGTLYGTTLDGGTYGGGVLFKIQTDGSNYTLLHEFGGPEFLLQPIASIPSGQLVLKGDQIYGTCINGGSSNGGGVLYTIPTYASTNPEYLFEIHSFDFGQDPNNGGGPAGGLTLGPDGELYGTTGSGGSNGTGVVFRYGSKLLALSPNSAPAGSSDLTLTLQGTGFTDFSHVLWNGQFVATKKLSPQQLQATIPASWLASPGSATVQVYDGIIGATTSPLIFLIGQPQLQVHLTSVARDQSNNVIVQLTFVSTGGAPVSNLNLASAKLTDSSRNTVMATAGTGAIGNLPSGSSVTVSLTFPASVVSGRGLLRIAGTYTQGSFGSSFRVNIP; encoded by the coding sequence ATGCATAAAAACGCTACACTACAGCCTTTAGGTTCGATCAGGCGGCACCGAGAGCTTCTCTTCATTTTTGCACTGCTCCTCGGTCTAGCGTATCCGACGATAGGAAGGGGGCAGACTTTCCGGCCCAATGCAGTTCCTATTTATATTTCTCAGCCCATCGCCGTGCTACATAGCTTTTCGTCAGACTCTATGTATTCTAACGCGGATGGGGCATATCCACAAAACCCAGTGGTTGTAGGGCCTGACGGACGGGTCTTTGGTACAGCTGCATTTGGAGGAGTGGATGGCGCAGGCGTCCTTTTTTCCGTAGACTCTGATGGCAGCAACTTCCAGGTACTCCATACCTTCACCGGAGGGAACGATGGGGGCTATCCAGTTAGCATCATTCAGCTCCCCGATGGCACGCTGTTTGGCACGGCGTCAGGAGGAGGTACGAACGGAACCGGCGTCGTTTATAGAGTAAACCCAGATGGAACTCAGTTCCAGGTGGTGCACAACTTTGCCGCCTGGATCGTTATCACCCCTCTGCCTTACCCCTACAATGCAGATGGTGTTGCTCCCTATGGTCTTATCCAAGGAGCTGACCACGCGCTCTACGGCACTGCGCTTGAAGGCGGGGCCTTTGGAGGTGGGGTCGTCTTTCGACTGCAGTTAGATGGAACCTTCACCGTTCTCCATACCTTCTCGGGCACCGACGGAGCCAGTCCCATAGGTCTACTGCAAGGCATGGGTGGAGCGCTCTACGGTGCTTGTCGGGACAGTGGCGCAAATGGGGGTGGCGACCTGTACAAGCTGCTTCCCGATGGCAGCGGTTTCACGGTAATCCACAACTTTAACGCACCCGGCTATACCTCTAACTCCTATGTGAATGCTGGCGGCGCAGAACCCTACACCTATCTCGTGCAAGACCAGTCCGGCACTCTCTACGGCACCACACTGGATGGAGGCACGTACGGTGGAGGAGTGCTTTTCAAAATACAGACTGACGGAAGCAACTACACGCTGCTTCACGAATTTGGAGGTCCAGAGTTCTTACTACAGCCGATCGCCTCTATTCCATCAGGACAACTGGTTCTTAAGGGTGATCAAATCTATGGCACCTGTATCAATGGAGGATCATCCAACGGAGGAGGAGTGCTCTACACAATACCTACCTACGCTTCCACCAACCCAGAGTACCTCTTCGAAATTCACTCCTTCGACTTTGGGCAGGACCCCAATAACGGAGGTGGTCCGGCTGGCGGCCTCACCCTTGGCCCCGATGGTGAACTCTATGGCACTACAGGCTCAGGCGGTAGCAACGGCACGGGTGTGGTCTTCCGCTATGGTTCAAAGCTGCTAGCCCTTAGCCCCAATAGCGCCCCAGCCGGCTCCTCCGATCTCACCTTAACCCTACAAGGAACGGGGTTTACGGATTTCTCGCATGTGTTATGGAACGGACAATTTGTTGCAACAAAAAAGCTCAGCCCTCAGCAACTCCAAGCTACCATTCCGGCCTCCTGGCTTGCCAGCCCCGGTTCGGCCACGGTTCAGGTCTACGATGGTATCATTGGGGCGACGACCTCACCGCTTATTTTCCTTATAGGGCAGCCCCAACTTCAAGTCCATCTCACCTCCGTCGCACGCGACCAAAGCAACAACGTGATCGTACAGCTCACGTTTGTCAGCACTGGAGGAGCTCCCGTCAGCAACCTTAACTTGGCCTCCGCCAAGCTCACGGATAGCAGCAGAAACACCGTTATGGCCACTGCCGGAACAGGAGCCATCGGCAACCTTCCCTCAGGAAGCAGCGTCACGGTCAGTCTCACCTTCCCTGCTTCCGTGGTCTCAGGGAGAGGTCTGCTGCGCATCGCGGGCACCTACACACAAGGTAGCTTCGGAAGTTCATTCCGAGTCAACATCCCATAA
- a CDS encoding L-type lectin-domain containing protein, with translation MKSHRIASLAWVVLALLLLSGFCSAQAQTESIFNYPDFSSSSLAANAPFTLSLVGDASFFNNRLRLTPATDFQDGAAWFSAQLYVQGGFDSTFQFQITDLGSFPGVTPGADGIAFVIQDDPAGTSAIGGNGGDIGYVGITHSLAVEFDTFWNWWYVPPDPNNNHIAIHTHGIGPNSPDGQNGTLILGDNPNLPVRMADGNVHTAEIKYLPGAPGNMTVSLDGVQVLSVPVDLQQALGLPGGLAWVGLTSATGAAWENHDILSWNYRTSLFHIGNVSVIVNATGTSAQITWTTDEPSTGSVVLEPNGPSFSDTTMGINHSVTIPTIPNQVYHFHVLAQNPTLGTTQSASSVFVTGTASALQLSYANLQKNANGTYSVTIQVTNVGPTPVNGVSLTMAQLGAAGSPLSPSLPTAAMSLNSAQSTSFTFTFPSSAGQSGKTVRLSVGGNQNSGAFQQSWRVVLP, from the coding sequence ATGAAAAGCCATCGGATCGCTTCACTTGCATGGGTAGTGCTAGCTTTGCTTTTGCTGAGCGGCTTCTGTTCAGCTCAAGCACAAACCGAATCCATCTTCAATTACCCTGATTTCAGCAGTAGCTCCCTGGCGGCAAATGCCCCGTTTACCTTGTCGCTAGTGGGTGATGCCAGCTTCTTCAACAATCGGCTGCGTCTGACACCAGCCACCGACTTCCAAGATGGCGCGGCTTGGTTCAGCGCACAGCTCTACGTACAAGGGGGGTTCGACAGCACCTTCCAGTTCCAGATCACTGACCTAGGTTCGTTTCCTGGAGTGACCCCCGGTGCCGATGGAATCGCCTTCGTTATTCAAGATGACCCGGCGGGCACCTCAGCAATCGGCGGTAATGGTGGGGATATCGGATATGTGGGTATTACCCATAGTCTCGCGGTAGAGTTCGATACCTTTTGGAACTGGTGGTACGTTCCCCCGGATCCCAACAATAACCATATCGCCATCCACACGCACGGCATCGGGCCTAACTCTCCTGACGGTCAGAATGGCACCCTGATCCTGGGAGATAATCCTAACCTTCCGGTGCGGATGGCGGATGGAAATGTGCATACCGCCGAGATAAAATACCTGCCCGGAGCCCCAGGGAACATGACGGTCTCCTTAGATGGAGTGCAGGTTCTCTCTGTGCCCGTTGACCTTCAACAGGCGCTTGGTCTACCGGGCGGACTGGCTTGGGTAGGTCTAACCTCCGCCACAGGAGCCGCATGGGAAAACCACGACATTCTGAGCTGGAACTACCGAACCTCCCTGTTTCACATCGGCAATGTCTCTGTCATCGTGAACGCCACGGGAACTTCTGCCCAAATCACCTGGACGACGGATGAACCCTCCACTGGCAGTGTTGTTCTGGAACCAAATGGCCCTTCTTTCTCAGATACAACAATGGGAATTAACCACTCCGTCACGATCCCGACCATTCCCAATCAGGTCTATCACTTCCATGTCCTCGCTCAAAACCCTACCTTAGGAACCACACAGAGTGCCAGCTCGGTCTTCGTTACCGGTACGGCCTCCGCACTGCAACTCTCCTACGCTAATCTGCAGAAGAATGCTAATGGCACCTACTCGGTCACAATACAGGTAACCAACGTTGGCCCGACACCCGTCAACGGCGTCTCCCTCACCATGGCGCAGTTAGGTGCTGCCGGTTCTCCTCTCTCTCCCTCTCTTCCCACCGCAGCAATGAGTCTGAACTCGGCTCAAAGCACCTCCTTTACCTTCACCTTCCCCAGCTCGGCGGGCCAAAGCGGGAAGACGGTGCGACTCTCTGTAGGCGGCAATCAAAACTCAGGAGCTTTTCAACAGTCCTGGCGGGTTGTGCTGCCATGA
- the pstS gene encoding phosphate ABC transporter substrate-binding protein PstS: MGLLLLMVSGYALAQSVTLRGAGSTFAAPIYTQWFAEYKKETGVSVDYQAVGSGAGINALKNRTVDFGATDAPLTDSDLKQMPFPVVQIPTLGGAVVMTYNLPGVGSGLRLTPEIIADIYMGKIKKWNDPRILAINFIKNLPDLPIHPVHRSDASGTTYIFTSFLTKAVPEWAKQIGSGKSVSWPVGIGGQGNPGVTANIMRTKGGFGYVELAYAIQNHLPLASVRNAAGNFVTPSVTTTNIAIGQYIGALKKDIRTPTVYAPGVNSYPICGLTYVLIYQHGGSNPGPVTKLFSWAMGEKAQEMGEKLYYAPLPPSLIKLNLAALKTVQGAQVAIGP, encoded by the coding sequence GTGGGGTTGTTGCTGCTGATGGTTTCTGGATATGCGCTTGCACAGAGTGTTACCTTGCGAGGGGCGGGCAGCACCTTTGCAGCGCCGATCTATACGCAGTGGTTTGCAGAGTATAAAAAGGAGACAGGGGTCTCTGTGGACTACCAGGCGGTGGGGTCGGGTGCCGGAATCAACGCGCTAAAGAATCGTACCGTAGATTTTGGAGCAACGGACGCACCCTTAACCGATTCCGACCTCAAGCAGATGCCTTTTCCCGTGGTGCAGATTCCCACTTTGGGAGGAGCTGTGGTAATGACCTACAACCTGCCGGGGGTTGGGTCAGGCCTGCGGCTCACCCCAGAGATCATCGCCGATATCTACATGGGCAAGATCAAAAAGTGGAACGACCCACGTATCTTGGCCATCAACTTTATTAAGAACCTACCCGATCTGCCTATCCATCCCGTTCACCGCTCCGATGCTTCGGGAACAACCTATATTTTCACAAGCTTTCTCACGAAAGCCGTTCCCGAATGGGCAAAACAGATAGGCTCGGGAAAGTCGGTGAGCTGGCCGGTTGGAATCGGCGGCCAGGGTAATCCTGGAGTAACAGCCAACATTATGCGCACCAAGGGAGGGTTCGGTTATGTGGAGCTAGCTTATGCCATCCAGAACCATCTGCCGCTAGCCTCCGTGCGGAATGCTGCCGGGAACTTCGTTACCCCCAGCGTTACCACCACCAACATCGCTATTGGACAGTATATCGGCGCTCTGAAAAAGGACATTCGCACTCCCACCGTCTATGCTCCCGGCGTCAATAGCTATCCCATATGCGGGCTGACCTATGTGCTGATCTACCAGCACGGGGGAAGCAATCCAGGACCGGTAACTAAGCTGTTCAGTTGGGCGATGGGCGAGAAAGCTCAGGAAATGGGAGAGAAGCTTTACTATGCTCCTCTACCACCCTCCTTAATAAAGCTGAATTTGGCGGCCCTTAAAACCGTGCAAGGTGCCCAAGTGGCGATAGGGCCTTAA
- the pstC gene encoding phosphate ABC transporter permease subunit PstC, with the protein MAQISLAKEPLPKPRGLGERRIWAFLVDRLFRGTALLFALSTVVIILGIALSLVLASQQNFHHSGLRFFLGDRWIPNPPTAEKPIGNVFGVLPFVYGTFVTSALALLLAVPIGVGSAIFLAELAPHRVNKTLSFFIEMLAAVPSIVYGYWGLLYLVPILQNRVEVWLNSHFGSIPFFASYYDTGTGMDFLAAGVVLSLMILPYVTAVSRDVLMAVPRVQREAAYGLGATPWEATKQVVLRYASSGIIGAVMLALGRALGETMAVTMVIGAKVTIAHLKDPASFSLLRSGYTMTSVLVDQYNGPNSPLHASALTEIALTLFLITIVVNGVARLLVWLTASGGGGSRRTVALRGHLMGFLRILLSLLVAVVLLYQIAHDLRSQGLQGLFGPAELLAISLLLLWGINRWAPHTRFFQIWRRIGSIGGNVACFLCALLGATALVWLFQYVFRAGVPALNAQFFRLPNPANPEAGGMLHAIVGTGILVAMASAVGIPVGILGGIYLSEFGKGRLGFWIRFFTDLLNGVPSIVVGIFVYNILVVPTHENFGYAGGIALGILMIPTVMRTTEELLKVVPVSLREASLALGATYARTVWKVVLPAARGGILTGILLAVARVAGETAPLLIVLCSINLWSVNPQKPLPSLPVQIYLLRNDNDPVALSQAWGAALVLVLLVIVTSLLARIVSARGEMRAIN; encoded by the coding sequence ATGGCGCAAATTTCATTGGCAAAAGAACCTCTTCCGAAGCCGCGTGGGCTAGGTGAACGGAGGATTTGGGCCTTTCTTGTCGATCGTCTTTTCCGCGGAACCGCCCTGCTTTTCGCCCTATCAACGGTTGTGATTATTCTAGGCATTGCCCTCTCGCTGGTGCTTGCCTCCCAACAAAACTTTCACCACTCCGGGCTTCGCTTTTTCTTGGGCGATCGGTGGATACCCAACCCACCTACGGCAGAAAAGCCCATTGGAAACGTTTTCGGCGTGCTGCCCTTCGTGTACGGCACGTTTGTGACCTCGGCTCTAGCGCTGCTTTTGGCTGTGCCTATAGGGGTTGGCAGCGCCATCTTCTTGGCGGAGCTGGCACCGCATCGGGTCAACAAGACGCTCTCCTTCTTCATCGAGATGCTTGCTGCGGTGCCCAGCATTGTGTACGGCTACTGGGGCCTGCTCTATCTCGTTCCCATTTTACAAAACCGCGTAGAGGTATGGCTGAACTCTCATTTCGGCAGCATCCCCTTTTTCGCTTCTTACTACGATACGGGCACCGGCATGGATTTTCTTGCAGCCGGTGTTGTGCTCTCTCTTATGATTCTGCCCTACGTCACGGCGGTATCACGTGATGTGCTGATGGCCGTTCCACGGGTACAGCGAGAGGCCGCCTATGGTCTTGGTGCCACACCGTGGGAGGCCACGAAGCAGGTGGTTTTGCGCTACGCAAGCAGCGGGATCATCGGGGCCGTTATGTTGGCGTTAGGTCGGGCCTTGGGGGAAACTATGGCGGTGACCATGGTCATTGGCGCTAAAGTGACCATAGCCCATTTAAAAGACCCCGCGAGCTTTTCCCTCTTACGCTCCGGCTATACGATGACCTCTGTGCTGGTCGATCAGTATAACGGACCTAACTCTCCCTTGCACGCGAGCGCTCTCACCGAGATCGCGCTGACGCTGTTTCTCATTACCATTGTCGTGAATGGAGTGGCTCGCTTGCTCGTTTGGCTTACGGCGAGCGGAGGTGGGGGATCGCGCCGCACGGTAGCGTTACGTGGTCATCTAATGGGCTTCCTACGTATCTTGCTTAGCCTGTTAGTGGCCGTGGTACTGCTTTATCAGATCGCGCATGATCTGCGATCGCAGGGCTTGCAAGGGCTTTTCGGTCCGGCGGAGTTGCTCGCGATATCTCTCCTGCTCCTTTGGGGCATTAACCGATGGGCGCCCCATACGCGCTTTTTCCAGATATGGCGACGCATCGGCAGTATCGGCGGTAATGTCGCCTGTTTTCTGTGTGCGCTGCTGGGGGCTACAGCGCTTGTTTGGCTTTTCCAGTATGTATTTCGAGCTGGCGTTCCCGCCCTGAACGCGCAGTTTTTCCGCCTTCCAAACCCGGCAAATCCGGAGGCGGGAGGCATGTTGCATGCCATTGTAGGCACGGGTATTTTAGTGGCGATGGCCTCGGCCGTGGGCATACCTGTGGGTATTTTAGGCGGCATCTATCTGTCGGAGTTTGGCAAAGGCCGATTGGGCTTCTGGATTCGGTTTTTTACAGATCTCCTTAACGGCGTGCCTTCCATCGTTGTTGGCATCTTCGTCTATAATATTCTGGTGGTTCCGACTCACGAAAACTTTGGATATGCCGGCGGCATTGCTTTGGGCATTTTGATGATCCCAACCGTAATGCGCACAACGGAAGAGCTACTAAAAGTGGTGCCTGTCTCTTTACGGGAAGCCTCACTTGCCCTTGGGGCCACCTATGCCCGAACGGTATGGAAGGTGGTGCTGCCAGCTGCCCGCGGAGGCATTCTCACCGGCATTCTCTTGGCAGTGGCTCGTGTGGCTGGGGAGACGGCCCCGCTGCTCATCGTGCTCTGTAGCATTAACCTATGGTCGGTGAACCCACAAAAGCCTTTACCTTCTCTACCGGTGCAGATATATCTCCTGAGAAACGATAACGACCCTGTGGCGCTTTCACAAGCATGGGGCGCAGCTTTGGTGCTTGTGCTCCTCGTTATCGTGACGAGCTTGCTAGCGCGCATCGTCTCCGCACGCGGAGAGATGCGAGCGATAAACTAA
- a CDS encoding BON domain-containing protein, whose translation MRQRAYGLLGIVGLAVALSGCSAKTPSEGTSSGQGTLNNASKDAQIEADVKAALAADPALKGEKITVSVKDAQVSLDGTVKSIAAHDEAEKDVDQVVQKYASVNAGVINNLLVASDRTAISQNGEGR comes from the coding sequence ATGCGACAGAGAGCTTATGGATTGTTGGGGATTGTCGGCTTGGCCGTGGCGCTGAGCGGCTGCTCTGCTAAGACGCCATCAGAAGGCACTAGTTCCGGCCAGGGGACGTTGAACAACGCCAGCAAGGATGCTCAGATCGAGGCCGATGTGAAGGCGGCACTTGCAGCCGATCCGGCGTTGAAGGGCGAGAAAATCACTGTCTCTGTTAAGGATGCCCAAGTAAGCTTGGATGGTACGGTAAAATCTATTGCGGCACATGATGAGGCCGAGAAGGATGTAGACCAGGTAGTTCAAAAGTACGCTAGCGTTAATGCAGGAGTGATCAACAACCTTTTGGTGGCAAGTGACCGCACGGCCATTTCCCAAAACGGGGAAGGGCGCTAG
- the pstB gene encoding phosphate ABC transporter ATP-binding protein PstB, with protein METTERGVPLSLEESVVAGASNGKKEVVRISVRHLDFFYGKFQALHDINLDILRNQVTALIGPSGCGKSTFLRTLNRMNDIIPGARLSGQVLLDGEDIYDKGVDVIALRRRVGMVFQKPNPFRMSIRENVEYGPRLHGIRDKKRLAEIVERSLKQAALWDEVKDNLNKSAEELSGGQQQRLCIARTLAVDPEVILMDEPCSALDPASTYRIEQLMDEMRANYTIVIVTHNMQQAARVSQRTAFFLKGELIEVGNTEDIFSRPRDKRTEDYIQGRFG; from the coding sequence ATGGAAACAACGGAACGCGGGGTGCCGCTCTCTTTGGAAGAGAGCGTGGTTGCTGGAGCCTCGAACGGGAAGAAAGAGGTTGTTCGCATCTCGGTGCGGCATCTTGACTTCTTTTACGGAAAGTTTCAAGCGCTACACGATATCAATCTCGACATTTTGCGTAATCAGGTAACCGCCCTTATAGGCCCTTCGGGGTGTGGGAAATCTACGTTTCTTCGCACCCTAAACCGAATGAACGACATCATTCCAGGTGCCCGCTTAAGCGGTCAGGTGTTGCTAGATGGAGAGGATATCTACGATAAGGGCGTGGATGTCATTGCGCTGCGGCGGCGTGTTGGCATGGTGTTTCAGAAGCCAAACCCTTTTCGGATGTCAATTCGAGAAAACGTAGAGTACGGGCCGCGCCTGCACGGTATTCGAGATAAGAAACGCCTTGCCGAAATTGTGGAACGCTCGCTGAAACAGGCTGCCTTGTGGGATGAGGTGAAGGATAACCTCAATAAGTCGGCGGAAGAGCTTTCGGGAGGCCAGCAGCAACGGCTCTGTATTGCGCGTACACTGGCGGTAGACCCGGAGGTTATTCTTATGGATGAACCCTGCTCCGCGCTCGATCCGGCCTCCACTTATCGTATTGAGCAGCTTATGGACGAAATGCGCGCGAACTACACGATTGTTATTGTAACACACAATATGCAACAAGCGGCCCGTGTTTCACAACGCACGGCCTTCTTCTTAAAAGGGGAACTTATTGAGGTGGGAAATACAGAGGATATCTTCTCTCGACCACGCGACAAGCGCACGGAAGATTACATTCAAGGCCGATTCGGATAA